The genomic interval TCGCCCAGAAAACCGGAGAGTCTGAAAAGAAAATTTTTAAGGCTTTGCGTAAGCTGTTTGAGAATGAAATGGTTGACTGCCAGAACCGCCAATACAAACTGGCAAATTGCTAGCTAATTTTTGGCGTTTTTTCTGTGTTCTCAGTAATTGCTTTGGTGCAAGATTCGGTTAGTGTATTTGGTTTGTTTTGGTGGTCGCAAAGTGTTGATTATTAAATCGCAATATTTAAGTTATCAAATATTCACAAGTACAACTAACCAAACGAGTCGTGCAGGTAATTGAGAATACTTAGAAAACAGAAATCTGGCTACGCGCTGGGAATAGCGCTTTGCCTAGTAGGATTAGTTCTTATTTCCGTAACCATTTGGGAAATTTGGCCTAACATTTCCGCTCAAAATCCAGTCCAAAGTTTCTGGATAGCTATTTGGACTCAAAAGCTTGATTTCATTCCAATTATCGAATTCAAACTAGCATACTTGATAATCTCTGGAATTGCGCTGATCTCTGCAGGCGTCATAGTATTAATTTTAAGTCGGCAATGGCTAACTGTCTACAGCGGCACCATACTATTTCAATGCCCCTTCTGCAAAAAACGCTGGAGAGCCCTACGCGACAAAGGGCTAGTGCACTGTCCACACTGTAATCAACTAATTCATCCTATAATGGTCGAATAAGCTGTGGCGCGGGGTGCGGGATTTGAACCCGCGCGGCCGTTACCGACCACAGGCTTAGCAGGCCTGCCCCCTACCAGGCTAGGGCAACCCCGCCCAGTTTTGGTTTTGTATGGTTTTCTATCGTGTTTGTTGTTTATTTACATTTTCTGAGGTTTGGAAGTTGAAGGGTAAAGGTTGTGGGTTGGTGGCAAGGTTTTTAGCTTCTTTGAGTTATTGTTGAACTGGTGAGTGATGTTTGTCTTCGTTGAGTGATTCGGTTACGCGGACTAGCAATATGCTTAGGTTGGGTGCTTCTAGGCAGGTTTTGGATTATGAGCAACGCTTTTCGTGTCTCAAGAATCTTTATGACAGTTTGCTTTCAAACCTTGTGATAACTGATTTGAATCCGGAAGAAGCGTGCAAAACAGCCAAAGAATTTTTCGGCGCTTCGAAGGTTCGTTTTGCTGGAATAGACGGGACAATGTATTCGCGTCCGTTGTTTGATTTGGTAATTTTTTTCGGTGGTGCTTACGCTTCTACGGGCACGATAATTTTTTCTGAAAAGGACAAGCCTAAGGTGGAGTATGATGAAAGAACGGTTCAGCAGGGCGCTGGCATTTCAAGCGTTGTGCCCGTTTACGTGAATGAAGTTCCAGAGATAGACCAGACTTTTTTTGAGGTGAGACAGCCGGATGAGGTTAACTTGGATAGGTTGTTGACTGATGAGTCGATTATTAATAATGCTACGATTGCGAATTGGATAATGACTTTTGCCGAGTATTATCTTGCTTATAAGTTTGCTACTGATTCGGAGCGTGAAGTGCGTGTTATTTTTTTGGATAGGAGTTTGTCTGTTGAGCGGGCGAGTTTGCTTTATGATACTTCGAGGAGTGATTTGTGGAAGGCGAAAAGTAGCATCGTTGGATACGAGGTTGATGGCGAATCCTTTGACGTTAATGATTTGACTATTGCGCGACAGTGGATTTGTAATCAGGCTTTGGGTTTGCCACCTGCGAGAGCTGATTATTTGCGTTATGCAGTGGTTGATTTAGCCAAGCGAAAAGTAGCTTTAACGGTTAAGCAGGTTTTGGCGGAGTTTGGGATAACTGATGAGAAAAGAGCCAAAAGGGTGGAAAGATGTGTTAGGCATCTTGTTGAAAGGGGAATATTAACTGAGAAACATGGAAATTACGTTTTGAATCCGAAGTATGTGACTACGTGGGAACGTGTTAGAAAGCTTGTGACAAGTCTTGGTGACCGTTTCTTTTTTGCTAAAAAATTGGAGACAGAGACTGCTAATTTGATGAAGATTGTGAAGGGTGGTAAGGAGCATTGGTTGACGACTCTTGATATTGCGTTTTTGACGCTTTTTACTCTGCATTTGCTTATGGAGGAGTGCTGGAAAAGGCGTATTCTGCTTGTTGGCATTACGAAGGATACCGCCGCGAGAGATTTTAAACGGCAGTTAATTCCAATAATGCAAAATGAAGGTTTATTGAAAACGAGCATTTCGCGGGAAGTTTTTGATAAGCTGCCAAACACGGACCGTATGATATTGCAGTCTGCGAGTATCTTTAACCCAGAAAAGATTAAGCCGCCATGGAGCTTAATCGAGTATGATTCTGCTTTTAGGACGATGGTTTCGGATAGGCAGAACCGTAAGGGTTTCGTTTCTGGCGCGATAAAGAATAAGATTGGACTTGAGAAGGTTTTTGTTAAGACTTATGTGCAGTTAAGCCAAGCTAAAACGGACCCTTTGTTGCGGAGTAATGTGTTGCTTGTTGACCGTTTGGTTTATCCAGAGTATGATTGTAAGCCTGAGAGTGTTGTGAGGTTTTGGAATGAGCTGAGTGATGGCACGAGGGAGCCTTTGGAGGTGATTTTGTTTAGGGATAAGAGCGTGCCTAATAAGTTGCAAGGTTTGGTTTTGAGTGTTTTGGCGGTTATGGCGCCTTCGAGTATTCCTGAAGCGTTTGGGCATAATAAGGCGTTGTTTGTTGCTGATAAGATTGCGAAGTGGAATTATGGGCAGTTTAAATGTGTTGTGGATACTACGGCTGATTGGATATTGAATAATCATAAGTTGAGGAGGTTCATTTTTTACATGAGCACTTTTAGGGAGAGAAGAGCGTCAATAGAAGCGGCAAGGAGAGAGCAGGGTTAGTATGTGCGTGTTCTCTCTGTGTGGCAAGTTAGTACCCCCCTTATAAATACCTTGAATTTCTGGTTAGAACTTGAGTATAATGCTCTTCTGTATTGGACGAGAATAGCTTAAATTGAAAAAGTAATCTATACACATCATAATTTCAGAGGCGAACAATGTCTTGAATGCGCGGAGAGAAAACACGTTGAACACGTTTTGTTTTACAGATTTTGACGGCAAGTTTCACGCGAGACTGGCTGCGGTGATTCCGAGATATTTTGGTGCTGCAGAAGAGTCGAAGCTTGCAGGCACAAGTGCACGTTATCAGTGCCGTGTCAAAGTTGAGTATCAGAAGGATTTGATGGGCTTGCTTGAGGAAGGGATGCTTTTGGCTGTTAAGAATTTTAAACAAGCGGGACAAGGCGAAGAGCGTTTTACGCTTATGGAGATTAGCCGTGTATGGCCGGAACATTTTGGTTTGCGTGGGTTGTCTGACCATGGCTACTATCCCATGCAGTTTGAGATTATTGAACAGTCGGAAGAGGATTGGCAGACGGATGACAAGTCTACGATGATGATTCAGATAGACGCAATACCAATAAACTACGATCTAATCTTGAACGAGAAATGCGATTTCCAATTTGTTAAGGGCTTTTCTTATCCAGTTGTGGGAAGCAAAGTCTACCTATTAAACAGCGAAATGATAAATCGCATGTACAACCAAAAAATAGCTCAAGCGTTCGGCATCGACCCGTCCAAAACTGTGCAAGACGCAAGAAGCGACCCAAGGCTTGGCTTGATAAAAATGTTCCAAGCAAGCGAAACGGTGATTCCCATTTACGTGGACTTCGAAAAGCTTGTGCGTTATCATTTTGGCGTTTTTGCTTTCACCGGCGGTGGAAAAAGCAATTTGATGTCAAACATTCTGCGAAGGATTCTACTACACACTAGCGATACGAAGGTTTTAGTTTTTGACATAAGCTGTGAATACGTGTTCTTGCTTTTGGATTTGCTTGCTGACCCTGCTTTTCCAGCGAAGGTTGTCATGGAAAACAAAATTGAATCTTTAGAGCAGTTCTTCAACTCTGTCGTGAAGCCCAGAGAGTATGAGGCAGACGAGCGAATCAAAGCGGGACTAGGGCAGATAATGAAGCAAGGCAAACTCGCTTATTACAGAAGACCAAGACGCAAAGTTCCAACATACAGCCAGTTCATGGACGAGCTCAACGAGCAAAGAAGAGGCGCATCAGACAAGCCTAACTACATTAACGCTATTGACGAGATTCACGACGCAATTTTAGCGTACATGGAAGAACACAGCGCCATGGAAAATCAGGAAGTAACCGAAGACTTCGTCAACTACATCGATGAAGTTGCAAGAGCCAAAGTTGAAGAGTTTAAAGTTCACGAAAAAAGCGGATTATACGCGTGGGGAACAACAAGAAACATGCTCATCGACAGAATAAGAAGGAAAGATGAAATTGAGGAGACAGACACGGGCGGTTTAGCAATCGAAAAAATCAGAGATTTGCTAGAAGACAAGAAGACAAGGCTTGTTTGCATTTCTATTGCTGACCCCTACACAATAAAAGATTTAGTGTTAACCCTAACACAGGATTTGCTTGTTCGTAGAAAACGCCGATTCCAAGTTAAACCCTACATACTGCTCGTTTTCGACGAAGCGCAAGAGTTTATTCCAAGCAACGCATCTGGCATAGAAGCCAAATGCTCCATGCATGTTGAAACTTTGCTTAGGCAAGGCAGAAAATATGGCTTAGGCGCATGCATAGCCACGCAACGTGTTGCTTATCTGAACACGAACGCACTGCAGCAACTTCACACCTATTTTGTTGGCACTTTGCCGCGTCCATACGACCGTCAAGTAATAAGCGAAACTTTCATGCTAGACAAAGGCATACTTGAAAAGACTTTGGAATTTGCGCCAGGCGAATGGCTCTTGTCAAGCTACATTGCTACTGGCATGGAAAATGTGCCCATATTTATAAAGGCTGATAATGCAGAAAACGAAATAGAAAAATACCTAAAAGAAAACAGCTAAAATTTTCATGTTCTTATGGAAAGGTATGTCCTATATGGTTTGAAGCCTACTTTTGAGTATGCACGGATGGCTGGAGCATTGTCCGCTATGACATGAATCAACGCAATTGGAGACCTCTTCAGAATCTCTTGAACAAGTGCGGAGACAATCGACGTAGCGTATCCCATGTTTCTGTAACGTTCTTCGGTGGCTACTACTCCGATGTTACTTGCAAAATTCACGAATCGTGTGTTTCCAACGGAAACAGGCTTTCCTTCCTTTTTTATTCCAAGCCAAAACACGTTTCCCCATCTCTGTTTCAACTGTTCAGCTGTAATTTCGCCCCACCATTTAGGGTCACATCTCCTCATAAGAGCTGCTACTTCTTCAGCATCTTCAACATTAAGCCTTACAGGAGTTTCAGTTAAGCGAACATGTTCCTCTCCCCGATTCAAATGCATCAGCACCATGTTCTGCTTGACACGTGGCTTATATTTCTGGCAAATAATATCTTCGCAGTCTGGCGGCGCCTGCAACTCAACCTTCTCAAGATTAGCATACTCGAGCAATTTCTGCACAGCCTCCCGACTACCCCTAAACTGTGTAATATAATCAGCGAAAATCAAAAGCGACCCTAAAACTTTGTTTTGCTCAATTGCCAAGAATATCTTCGTTTGTTCCTTGCGTTGAGCCCAATCAAGTATGAAAAAATAGTAATCTAAAGGGTCGCAGTTCACGTGGTCCCAGAACATCCGTTCGTAGCCTTCAGCCACAGAAACAATTTTCATAGTGGAATCTCCAAACAGATAATAAAGCGTAAGGCGGAAATAATAAAGTTTGAGAATTTCACGCTGTTGTCTTTGCCCGCTGCTCCACTCCGCATTTTTTGAGTAGACGTTTCCACCGTTCATCTGTTACTCGCTGAATTTCCTCGGTTAATTTCTCAAATTTCGGCGTGAACAAATGCCTAAAACGTCCTTGCACTTGCAAATACTCCTTGACTGGCTTCTTCTTTTGTGGAGCTAAAGCGAAAACTTTGCTCGGTGTTGAAAGCTGATAATCGCCGTTTACGGCTTCCCACAACGGAAATATGCATGTTTCTACTGCCAAACGCGAAAGCTCTATAGACTTAGCTGGGTCGCTTCTCCATCCACGCGGACAAGGCGCAAACACATGCAAAAACGCTGGTCCATTCACTTCTAAGCCTTTTCTGACCTTCACAAGCAAATCACGCCAGTAGTAAGGCGAAGCCGTAGCTACATAAGGCATGTCATGAGCCACCATAATATCGGCAATGGGTTTTTTATGCTCTAACTTGCCCGGAATAACTGTGCCGGCTGGCGAAGTGGTTGTTGAAGCGCCTAATGGTGTTCCTCCGCTGCGTTGTATGCCTGTGTTCATGTAAGCCTCATTATCATAGAGCACGTAGAGAAAGTCGTGTCCTCTTTCAACCGCGCCTGAAAGCGCTTGTATGCCAATGTCGTAGGTGCCGCCGTCTCCTGCCAAGGCAATAATGTCTACATGCTCGTGCTTAATTCTTCTTTTCTTCTTCAAAATCTTCAATGCAGCGTCAATTCCCGAAGCATTCGCAGCAGCATTCTCAAACGCCGTGTGCAGCCACGGAACAGCCCAAGAAGTGTACGGATAAATCGACGAAACAACCTCCATACACCCTGTCGCATTCGTAACTATTGTGGGTCCTCTAACCGCTTTCATTATTAGTCTCAAGACGGTTGCTGGTCCACAACCCGCGCATGCTCTGTGTCCCGAAAGGAACAAGTCTGGTTTTTCAGCGATGTCTTTTGCGGTGAATTTCCATTCAGTTTCTGTTTGCATATTTTCATCTCCTCCTATTCTCTTAATCCCAAATGCTGCACGCGTGTTTCAACGCGTTTTGTTCGCAGAATCTTCTGTAAATCCTCGTAAATCTTGCGAACCTGCATTGGACTGGTGTCTCTTCCGCCTAAACCGTAAATGTAATTTACAATGTAAGGATGCTTTTCAGCGTCATAGAGTGCATGGCGGACTTCATGGAAGACGGGTCCGCCGTTTCCGCCGAAACTCATGCTTCGGTCCATAACAGCCACAGCCTTCACATTTTTCAACGTATCAACTATTCTTTCAACGGGTAATGGTCGGAAAGTGCGAATTCTAAGCAATCCAGCCTTGACGCCTTCCGCTCTCAACTCGTCCACAACAGCTTTCACGGTGCCCGCCGTTGAGCCTAAACAGACAATGGCTACTTCCGCATCCTCAACATGGTACGCATCAACCAGTCCGTCTCCGTAGCTTCTGCCACTAATCGCGGCGTATTCTTTGTTTACGTCTTGAATTACTTTCAAAGCATTTTTCATGGCTTCTTCCTGTTGCCGCTTAAACTCAAAATAGTAATTCGGCAACGCTATCGGACCCATACTCGTTGGATTGTTTGGGTCAAGCTTAAACGGAACAGTTTTGCCCTCATGATTCGTGACGTTGATGAACTTGCGGGTTCCAACAAACCTTTTAACCGCATCATCCGAGAGCACATGCACGTTTTCTAACGTGTGGCTCAACGTGAAACCATCCAAACCCACAATCACAGGCAAAAGCACATCTGTGTTTTCAGCTATCCTAAACGCTTGAATAACCGAATCATACGCTTCCTGCGCGTTTTCAACGTAGATTTGTATCCATCCGCTGTCACGTTCCGTCATAGTGTCAGAGTGGTCGCCATGAATATTCAATGGCGCAGACAAAGCTCTGTTTGCAATCGCCATGACCACGGGTGCGCGGCATCCAGAAGTCACAAAGAGCATTTCATGCATCAAAGCTAAGCCAGCTGAAGCGCTGGCTGTGAAGGTTCTTGCACCGGTTACTGACGCTGCTAAGCAAGCAGTTAAAGCGCTGTGTTCGGATTCTGTGCATACAAATTCGGTTTCAACTTCGCCGTTGGCAACGTACTCGCTGAATCTTTCCACGATGATGGTTTGCGGAGTTATTGGGTAAGCTGCTACGACGTCAACGTCTGACTGTTTAGCGGCGAAAGCGACTGCTTCGTCTCCGTTTAAGGCTAAAACTTCCTGTTTAACAACACTTTTCATTTTGTCATACACCTTCCCTATTCAAGTTTCATTTCTATCGCTTTGGCTGGACACTCGTTAGCGCATATTCCGCAGCCTTTGCAAAAGTTGTAGTCAAATTCTATGTCTCCTTTTTCAGGCTTCCAGTGTATTGCGCCGTCTGGACAGAAAAGTACGCATAATAAGCATCGCGTGCACTTTTCTAAATCCCTCACGGGTTTGTAGGTTTTCCAGTCTCCAGTCAAAAATTGAGTGCTGGCTTTCCAGCATACGCCTGCCGGAGAAATTTCTTTCCAACTTTTTTCTTTTGCTG from Candidatus Bathyarchaeota archaeon A05DMB-5 carries:
- a CDS encoding GNAT family N-acetyltransferase; this encodes MKIVSVAEGYERMFWDHVNCDPLDYYFFILDWAQRKEQTKIFLAIEQNKVLGSLLIFADYITQFRGSREAVQKLLEYANLEKVELQAPPDCEDIICQKYKPRVKQNMVLMHLNRGEEHVRLTETPVRLNVEDAEEVAALMRRCDPKWWGEITAEQLKQRWGNVFWLGIKKEGKPVSVGNTRFVNFASNIGVVATEERYRNMGYATSIVSALVQEILKRSPIALIHVIADNAPAIRAYSKVGFKPYRTYLSIRT
- a CDS encoding pyruvate ferredoxin oxidoreductase (catalyzes the formation of acetyl-CoA from pyruvate and coenzyme A), with the translated sequence MQTETEWKFTAKDIAEKPDLFLSGHRACAGCGPATVLRLIMKAVRGPTIVTNATGCMEVVSSIYPYTSWAVPWLHTAFENAAANASGIDAALKILKKKRRIKHEHVDIIALAGDGGTYDIGIQALSGAVERGHDFLYVLYDNEAYMNTGIQRSGGTPLGASTTTSPAGTVIPGKLEHKKPIADIMVAHDMPYVATASPYYWRDLLVKVRKGLEVNGPAFLHVFAPCPRGWRSDPAKSIELSRLAVETCIFPLWEAVNGDYQLSTPSKVFALAPQKKKPVKEYLQVQGRFRHLFTPKFEKLTEEIQRVTDERWKRLLKKCGVEQRAKTTA
- a CDS encoding MarR family transcriptional regulator, whose protein sequence is MVKLNKIDELVIATLKSSDKPLTLAEIAQKTGESEKKIFKALRKLFENEMVDCQNRQYKLANC
- a CDS encoding 4Fe-4S binding protein produces the protein MRVTAKEKSWKEISPAGVCWKASTQFLTGDWKTYKPVRDLEKCTRCLLCVLFCPDGAIHWKPEKGDIEFDYNFCKGCGICANECPAKAIEMKLE
- the porA gene encoding pyruvate ferredoxin oxidoreductase, whose protein sequence is MKSVVKQEVLALNGDEAVAFAAKQSDVDVVAAYPITPQTIIVERFSEYVANGEVETEFVCTESEHSALTACLAASVTGARTFTASASAGLALMHEMLFVTSGCRAPVVMAIANRALSAPLNIHGDHSDTMTERDSGWIQIYVENAQEAYDSVIQAFRIAENTDVLLPVIVGLDGFTLSHTLENVHVLSDDAVKRFVGTRKFINVTNHEGKTVPFKLDPNNPTSMGPIALPNYYFEFKRQQEEAMKNALKVIQDVNKEYAAISGRSYGDGLVDAYHVEDAEVAIVCLGSTAGTVKAVVDELRAEGVKAGLLRIRTFRPLPVERIVDTLKNVKAVAVMDRSMSFGGNGGPVFHEVRHALYDAEKHPYIVNYIYGLGGRDTSPMQVRKIYEDLQKILRTKRVETRVQHLGLRE
- a CDS encoding ATP-binding protein produces the protein MNARRENTLNTFCFTDFDGKFHARLAAVIPRYFGAAEESKLAGTSARYQCRVKVEYQKDLMGLLEEGMLLAVKNFKQAGQGEERFTLMEISRVWPEHFGLRGLSDHGYYPMQFEIIEQSEEDWQTDDKSTMMIQIDAIPINYDLILNEKCDFQFVKGFSYPVVGSKVYLLNSEMINRMYNQKIAQAFGIDPSKTVQDARSDPRLGLIKMFQASETVIPIYVDFEKLVRYHFGVFAFTGGGKSNLMSNILRRILLHTSDTKVLVFDISCEYVFLLLDLLADPAFPAKVVMENKIESLEQFFNSVVKPREYEADERIKAGLGQIMKQGKLAYYRRPRRKVPTYSQFMDELNEQRRGASDKPNYINAIDEIHDAILAYMEEHSAMENQEVTEDFVNYIDEVARAKVEEFKVHEKSGLYAWGTTRNMLIDRIRRKDEIEETDTGGLAIEKIRDLLEDKKTRLVCISIADPYTIKDLVLTLTQDLLVRRKRRFQVKPYILLVFDEAQEFIPSNASGIEAKCSMHVETLLRQGRKYGLGACIATQRVAYLNTNALQQLHTYFVGTLPRPYDRQVISETFMLDKGILEKTLEFAPGEWLLSSYIATGMENVPIFIKADNAENEIEKYLKENS